One genomic segment of Mycolicibacterium psychrotolerans includes these proteins:
- a CDS encoding universal stress protein, whose translation MTKYSTIVVGTDGSETSLRAVDKAAALAAESDARLIIASAYTPARHDGGAPEPDQSRHDYRTQGDAPVYGLLHDAADRARNAGAHHVEQRAVKGAPADALVDLADEVGADLLVVGSVGMRSMVGRLVGSVPKIVKRRAHTEVLVVETD comes from the coding sequence ATGACGAAGTACTCGACCATCGTCGTCGGCACCGACGGCTCGGAGACCTCGCTGCGCGCGGTCGACAAGGCCGCAGCGCTGGCCGCCGAGTCCGACGCCCGCCTGATCATCGCGTCGGCGTACACACCGGCGCGCCACGACGGCGGCGCGCCCGAACCCGACCAGTCACGCCACGACTACCGCACACAGGGCGACGCACCGGTGTACGGCCTGCTGCACGACGCCGCCGACAGGGCCAGGAATGCCGGGGCGCACCACGTCGAGCAGCGTGCCGTGAAGGGCGCACCGGCCGACGCCCTGGTCGACCTGGCCGACGAGGTGGGCGCCGATCTGCTGGTGGTCGGCAGCGTCGGCATGCGGTCGATGGTGGGCCGACTCGTCGGTTCGGTACCCAAGATCGTGAAGCGCCGGGCGCACACCGAGGTGCTCGTCGTCGAGACCGACTGA
- a CDS encoding isocitrate lyase/PEP mutase family protein codes for MTDDVLKGRAETLLALHRPGDPVILPTVWDAWSARLAADAGFAALTVGSHPVADSVGKPDNEGMSFDDLLTRVAQITAATDLPVSVDIESGYGEAPSRLIEGLLSVGAVGLNIEDTVHGEGGRLRSADEHADLVGALRAAADAAGVHVVINARTDLFLRQDGDESDRVDRAIARLTQAADAGADVLYPVGLHGPETLQRLTSELPLPVNAIAAPDKADPASYGPLGVARISFGPFWQAALAERSKEILARWR; via the coding sequence ATGACCGACGACGTTCTTAAGGGCCGCGCCGAGACGTTGCTGGCGCTGCACCGGCCCGGGGATCCGGTCATCCTGCCGACGGTGTGGGACGCGTGGTCGGCGCGGCTGGCTGCCGACGCGGGCTTCGCGGCGCTGACCGTGGGCAGCCATCCGGTGGCCGACTCGGTCGGCAAGCCCGACAACGAGGGCATGAGTTTCGACGACCTGCTCACCCGCGTCGCCCAGATCACGGCCGCGACCGATCTGCCGGTGTCGGTCGACATCGAGTCCGGATACGGCGAAGCACCGTCGCGCCTCATCGAGGGTCTGCTGTCGGTCGGGGCGGTGGGCCTGAACATCGAGGACACCGTGCACGGCGAGGGCGGCCGGCTACGGTCGGCCGACGAGCACGCCGACCTCGTGGGCGCGCTGCGGGCGGCCGCCGACGCGGCCGGGGTGCACGTGGTGATCAACGCGCGCACCGATCTGTTCCTGCGGCAGGACGGCGACGAGTCCGACCGGGTCGACCGGGCGATCGCGCGGTTGACGCAGGCGGCCGACGCGGGCGCAGACGTGCTCTACCCTGTCGGGCTGCACGGCCCGGAGACGTTGCAGCGCTTGACATCCGAGCTGCCGCTGCCGGTGAACGCGATCGCGGCGCCGGACAAGGCCGACCCGGCGTCCTACGGTCCGCTCGGGGTGGCCCGGATCAGTTTCGGCCCGTTCTGGCAGGCGGCGCTCGCGGAGCGGTCGAAGGAGATCCTCGCCCGCTGGCGCTGA
- a CDS encoding fumarate reductase/succinate dehydrogenase flavoprotein subunit, with translation MASDEAELERHSYDVVVIGAGGAGLRAVIEARERGLRVAVVTKSLFGKAHTVMAEGGCAAAMRNVNTKDSWQVHFGDTMRGGKFLNNWRMAELHAQEAPDRVWELETYGALFDRTKDGKISQRNFGGHTYPRLAHVGDRTGLEIIRTLQQKIVSLQQEDKRELGDYEARIRVFHETAITELLLDDGKIAGAFGYYRETGDFVLFEAPAVVLATGGIGKSYKVSSNSWEYTGDGHALALRAGSSLINMEFIQFHPTGMVWPLSVKGILVTEGVRGDGGVLKNSEGKRFMFDYIPDVFKGQYAESEEEADQWLKDNDSARRTPDLLPRDEVARAINTEVKEGRGTPHGGVYLDIATRMSPEEIKRRLPSMYHQFIELAEVDITTDEMEVGPTCHYVMGGIEVEPDTGAAATPGLFAAGECAGGMHGSNRLGGNSLSDLLVFGRRAGLGASDYVRALSSRPAVTQNAVDTAREMALAVFDGPSDGSAPENPYSLQLDMQDTMNNLVGIIRKADEMQEALDKLQELRDRYKRVKVEGERKFNPGWHLAMDLRNMLLVSESVAKSAMTRTESRGGHTRDDYPSMDAGWRNHLLVCRSEGDDPVVPDVNVTKERQPTMRPDLLETFELSELEKYYTDDELLEHPQRKG, from the coding sequence ATGGCTTCGGACGAAGCGGAACTGGAACGGCACTCCTACGACGTCGTCGTGATCGGCGCCGGCGGGGCGGGACTGCGTGCGGTGATCGAGGCCCGGGAACGGGGCCTGCGCGTCGCGGTGGTGACGAAATCGCTGTTCGGCAAGGCCCATACCGTGATGGCCGAAGGCGGCTGCGCCGCGGCCATGCGCAACGTCAACACCAAGGACTCCTGGCAGGTGCACTTCGGTGACACCATGCGCGGCGGGAAGTTCCTGAACAACTGGCGGATGGCCGAACTGCACGCGCAGGAAGCCCCGGATCGGGTGTGGGAACTCGAGACCTACGGCGCGCTGTTCGACCGCACCAAGGACGGCAAGATCAGCCAGCGCAACTTCGGCGGGCACACCTACCCGCGGCTGGCCCACGTCGGCGACCGCACCGGCCTGGAGATCATCCGCACCCTGCAGCAGAAGATCGTGTCGCTGCAGCAGGAGGACAAGCGCGAACTCGGTGACTACGAAGCGCGGATCCGGGTGTTCCACGAGACTGCGATCACCGAACTCCTCCTCGACGACGGCAAGATCGCGGGCGCCTTCGGTTACTACCGCGAGACCGGCGACTTCGTGCTGTTCGAGGCGCCCGCGGTGGTGCTGGCCACCGGCGGCATCGGCAAGTCGTACAAGGTCTCGTCGAACTCGTGGGAGTACACCGGCGACGGGCACGCGCTCGCGCTGCGCGCCGGGTCCTCGCTGATCAACATGGAGTTCATCCAGTTCCACCCGACCGGCATGGTCTGGCCGCTGTCGGTGAAGGGAATCCTGGTCACCGAGGGCGTGCGCGGTGACGGCGGAGTGCTGAAGAACTCCGAGGGCAAGCGCTTCATGTTCGACTACATCCCCGATGTCTTCAAGGGCCAGTACGCCGAGAGCGAGGAAGAGGCCGACCAGTGGCTCAAGGACAACGACTCCGCACGGCGCACCCCTGACCTGCTGCCCCGCGACGAGGTGGCCCGCGCGATCAACACCGAGGTCAAGGAGGGCCGCGGCACCCCGCACGGCGGCGTGTACCTCGATATCGCGACCCGGATGTCGCCCGAGGAGATCAAGCGCCGGCTGCCGTCGATGTACCACCAGTTCATCGAGCTGGCCGAGGTCGACATCACCACCGACGAGATGGAGGTCGGGCCGACCTGTCACTACGTGATGGGCGGCATCGAGGTCGAGCCGGACACCGGCGCCGCCGCGACGCCCGGGCTGTTCGCCGCGGGCGAGTGCGCCGGCGGTATGCACGGCTCCAACCGCCTCGGCGGCAACTCGCTGTCCGACCTGCTGGTGTTCGGCAGGCGCGCCGGGCTCGGCGCGTCGGACTACGTGCGCGCCCTGTCCAGCCGCCCGGCCGTCACGCAGAACGCGGTCGACACGGCCCGGGAGATGGCGCTGGCGGTCTTCGACGGGCCGAGTGACGGCTCGGCGCCGGAGAATCCGTACTCGCTGCAGCTGGACATGCAGGACACCATGAACAACCTGGTGGGCATCATCCGCAAGGCCGACGAGATGCAGGAGGCGCTGGACAAGCTCCAGGAGCTGCGGGACCGCTACAAGCGGGTCAAGGTCGAGGGTGAGCGCAAGTTCAATCCCGGCTGGCACCTGGCGATGGACCTGCGCAACATGCTGCTTGTCAGCGAATCGGTGGCGAAGTCCGCGATGACCCGCACGGAGAGCCGGGGCGGACACACCCGCGACGACTACCCGTCGATGGACGCCGGCTGGCGCAACCACCTGCTGGTGTGCCGGTCCGAGGGCGACGATCCGGTGGTCCCGGACGTCAACGTCACCAAGGAGCGCCAGCCCACGATGCGGCCCGACCTGCTGGAGACCTTCGAGCTCTCCGAGCTCGAGAAGTACTACACCGACGACGAACTCCTCGAACACCCGCAACGGAAGGGCTGA
- a CDS encoding succinate dehydrogenase/fumarate reductase iron-sulfur subunit, with the protein MGAYNAKMRVWRGDASGGELKDYTVEVNEGEVVLDIIHRLQQTQTGDLAVRWNCKAGKCGSCSAEINGRPRLLCMTRMSTFGENEVVTVTPLRTFPVMRDLVTDVSFNYEKAREIPSFTPPKDLQPGEYRMQQEDVNRSQEFRKCIECFLCQNVCHVNRDHEENKLAFSGPRYLMRQAELDMHPLDVHGHRAEQAQEENGLGYCNITKCCTEVCPEHIKITDNALIPMKERAADRKYDPVVWLGNKLFRRK; encoded by the coding sequence ATGGGTGCGTACAACGCGAAGATGCGCGTCTGGCGCGGTGACGCCTCCGGCGGGGAACTCAAGGACTACACCGTCGAGGTCAACGAGGGCGAGGTCGTCCTCGACATCATCCACCGGCTGCAGCAGACCCAGACCGGCGATCTGGCCGTGCGCTGGAACTGCAAGGCGGGCAAGTGCGGATCGTGCTCAGCGGAGATCAACGGCCGTCCCCGGCTGTTGTGCATGACGCGCATGTCCACCTTCGGCGAGAACGAGGTGGTGACCGTGACCCCGCTGCGCACCTTCCCGGTGATGCGGGACCTGGTGACCGACGTGTCCTTCAACTACGAGAAGGCCAGGGAGATCCCGTCGTTCACGCCGCCGAAGGACCTGCAGCCCGGTGAGTACCGGATGCAGCAGGAGGACGTGAACCGCTCGCAGGAGTTCCGCAAGTGCATCGAGTGCTTCCTGTGCCAGAACGTCTGCCACGTCAACCGTGACCACGAGGAGAACAAGTTGGCGTTCTCCGGCCCGCGGTATCTGATGCGGCAGGCCGAACTGGACATGCATCCGCTCGACGTGCACGGCCACCGCGCCGAACAGGCCCAGGAGGAGAACGGCCTGGGCTACTGCAACATCACCAAGTGCTGCACCGAGGTGTGCCCGGAGCACATCAAGATCACCGACAACGCGCTGATCCCGATGAAGGAACGCGCCGCCGACCGCAAGTACGACCCGGTGGTCTGGCTGGGCAACAAGCTGTTCCGGCGTAAATAG
- a CDS encoding acyl-CoA dehydrogenase family protein, with protein sequence MPTARPLLLNPHTFDPQRLDPESRRQLRALIDWFEQRGKDRLLRDDLDAAWVSDFLDFVKQERLFATFLTPSEFSGGDADKRWDTSRNAVLSEILGFYGLSYWYAEQVTILGLGPIWQSDNVKAKEKAAAQLEGGGVMAFALSEREHGADIYNTDLLLTPAAADDSEGVLFRASGEKYYIGNGNVAGMVSVFSRRTDVDGADGYVWFVADSGHENYELIGNVVHGQMFVSTFRLNDYPVYEEDILCTGPEAFSAALNTVNVGKFNLCSGSIGMCEHAFYEAITHANNRILYGNPVTVFPHVRANFVDAYSRLIAMKLFSDRAIDYFRSAGLEDRRYLLFNPVTKSKVTSEGEKVVTLLWDVLAAKGFEKNTYFSEVVRLIGALPRLEGTVHVNVAQILKFMPNYMFNPTEYPQIGTRDDAADDVFFWHQGPVGGASKVRFADWAPVYERNTGIPNVGRFFEQVTAFKELLATAAPDADQRADLDFVLVIGHLFSLVVYGQLILEQAELTGLDADLTDQIFDVMIRDFSAYAVELHGKPSSTPDQQAWALSAIRKPVTDSARFDRVWHEVAAYDGVYEMRP encoded by the coding sequence ATGCCGACTGCACGCCCCCTGCTGCTCAACCCGCACACCTTCGACCCCCAGCGGCTCGACCCGGAATCCCGCCGCCAACTGCGCGCCCTGATCGACTGGTTCGAGCAGCGGGGCAAGGACCGGCTGCTGCGCGACGACCTCGACGCGGCGTGGGTGTCGGACTTCCTGGACTTCGTCAAGCAGGAGCGGCTGTTCGCCACGTTCCTGACGCCGTCGGAGTTCTCCGGCGGGGACGCCGACAAGCGCTGGGACACCTCCCGCAACGCGGTGCTCAGCGAGATCCTCGGCTTCTACGGGCTCTCCTACTGGTACGCCGAGCAGGTCACCATCCTCGGGCTCGGACCGATCTGGCAGAGCGACAACGTCAAGGCCAAGGAGAAGGCGGCCGCCCAACTCGAGGGCGGCGGTGTGATGGCGTTCGCGCTGTCCGAGCGCGAGCACGGCGCCGACATCTACAACACCGACCTGCTGCTCACCCCGGCGGCTGCCGACGACAGCGAGGGCGTGCTGTTCCGGGCCTCCGGCGAGAAGTACTACATCGGCAACGGCAACGTGGCAGGCATGGTGTCGGTGTTCTCACGGCGCACCGACGTCGACGGCGCCGACGGGTACGTGTGGTTCGTCGCCGACAGCGGCCACGAGAACTACGAACTGATCGGCAACGTCGTGCACGGCCAGATGTTCGTCAGCACTTTCCGGCTCAACGACTACCCGGTGTACGAGGAGGACATCCTGTGCACCGGGCCGGAGGCCTTCTCGGCAGCGCTGAACACCGTCAACGTCGGCAAGTTCAACCTGTGCAGCGGCTCGATCGGCATGTGCGAGCACGCCTTCTACGAAGCCATCACCCACGCGAACAACCGGATCCTGTACGGCAACCCGGTCACCGTGTTCCCCCACGTGCGCGCGAACTTCGTCGACGCCTACTCCCGGCTGATCGCGATGAAACTGTTCAGCGACCGCGCCATCGACTACTTCCGCAGCGCCGGCCTCGAGGACCGCCGCTACCTGCTGTTCAACCCGGTGACCAAGTCCAAGGTCACCTCCGAGGGTGAGAAGGTGGTCACCCTGCTGTGGGATGTGCTGGCCGCCAAAGGTTTCGAGAAGAACACCTACTTCAGCGAGGTGGTCCGGCTGATCGGGGCGCTGCCGCGGCTGGAGGGCACCGTGCACGTCAACGTCGCCCAGATCCTGAAGTTCATGCCGAACTACATGTTCAACCCCACCGAGTACCCGCAGATCGGCACCCGCGACGACGCGGCCGACGACGTCTTCTTCTGGCACCAGGGGCCCGTCGGCGGCGCCTCGAAGGTGCGGTTCGCCGACTGGGCGCCGGTCTACGAGCGCAACACCGGCATCCCCAACGTCGGACGGTTCTTCGAGCAGGTCACCGCCTTCAAGGAACTGCTCGCCACCGCGGCACCCGATGCCGATCAGCGCGCCGATCTGGACTTCGTGCTGGTGATCGGCCACCTGTTCTCGCTGGTGGTGTACGGCCAGCTGATCCTCGAGCAGGCCGAACTGACGGGCCTGGACGCCGACCTGACCGATCAGATCTTCGATGTGATGATCCGCGACTTCTCCGCCTACGCGGTCGAGCTGCACGGCAAGCCCAGCTCCACCCCGGACCAGCAGGCCTGGGCGCTGTCGGCCATCCGCAAGCCGGTCACCGACTCCGCCCGATTCGACCGGGTGTGGCACGAGGTGGCGGCCTACGACGGCGTCTACGAAATGCGTCCCTGA
- a CDS encoding flavin reductase family protein, whose amino-acid sequence MSGTHSEIDLSPSSLREAFGHFPTGVIAIAAEVDGTRVGLAASTFVPVSLDPPLVSFCVQNSSTTWPRLVDAPYLGISVLGESHDAAARTLAAKTGDRFAGLETASTERGAVFIHGTSVWLESAIEQQVPAGDHTIVVLRVSNITVHPDVAPIVFHRSTFRRLGA is encoded by the coding sequence ATGAGCGGTACACATTCCGAGATCGACCTGAGCCCGTCGTCCCTGCGGGAGGCGTTCGGGCATTTCCCGACGGGCGTGATCGCGATCGCCGCGGAGGTGGACGGCACCCGGGTCGGCTTGGCGGCAAGCACTTTCGTGCCGGTGTCGCTGGACCCGCCGCTGGTGTCGTTCTGTGTGCAGAACTCGTCGACCACCTGGCCGCGGCTGGTGGACGCGCCCTACCTGGGAATCAGCGTCCTCGGCGAGTCCCATGACGCGGCGGCGCGGACACTGGCCGCCAAGACCGGCGACCGGTTCGCGGGGCTGGAGACCGCGTCAACCGAGCGCGGAGCGGTGTTCATCCACGGCACCAGTGTGTGGTTGGAGAGCGCCATCGAGCAGCAGGTGCCCGCGGGCGACCACACCATCGTCGTGCTGCGGGTCAGCAACATCACCGTGCACCCCGATGTGGCGCCGATCGTCTTTCACCGCAGCACGTTCCGCAGGCTCGGCGCCTGA
- a CDS encoding acyl carrier protein, with amino-acid sequence MLDLVLPSAGGEATGDSELLRQLQEIPVPQRAGFVTEFLQREVQNFLRLAQPPAASSRFLDLGTDSLMAIELRNRLHSQFGGAFTINATAVFDYPTIGGLAEYLVGQLPDGEPPAESAD; translated from the coding sequence ATGCTCGACCTGGTGTTGCCCAGCGCCGGCGGCGAGGCGACCGGGGACAGCGAGCTGCTCCGCCAGCTGCAGGAGATCCCGGTCCCGCAGCGCGCGGGCTTCGTCACCGAGTTCCTGCAGCGCGAGGTGCAGAACTTCCTACGGCTGGCGCAGCCGCCGGCCGCGTCGAGCAGGTTCCTCGACCTGGGCACCGATTCACTGATGGCGATCGAGTTGCGCAACCGGCTGCACAGCCAGTTCGGCGGCGCGTTCACGATCAACGCGACCGCGGTGTTCGACTATCCGACCATCGGCGGGCTCGCCGAGTACCTGGTGGGCCAGCTGCCCGACGGGGAGCCACCCGCCGAATCGGCGGACTGA
- a CDS encoding TspO/MBR family protein, producing MVDSQQPTRSKNVIALAISLGAVVIASTLGGLASATSAQDYARLQQPSWAPPSWVFGPVWTVLYVMMAVAAWLVWRSGPWAQTRPALTAYGTQLVLNAAWTPLFFGLGWRGIAFAELSVLWLVLVGTVVLFFRRSAVAGWLLIPYLAWSTFALCLNFAVWQLNS from the coding sequence ATGGTTGACAGTCAACAGCCCACGCGCTCGAAAAACGTTATCGCTCTCGCGATCTCGCTCGGGGCGGTGGTCATCGCGTCGACCCTCGGCGGTCTCGCATCGGCCACCTCGGCGCAGGACTACGCCCGGCTGCAGCAGCCGTCCTGGGCCCCACCGTCGTGGGTCTTCGGTCCCGTCTGGACCGTGCTGTACGTCATGATGGCGGTGGCGGCCTGGCTGGTGTGGCGCAGCGGCCCGTGGGCGCAGACCCGGCCCGCGCTGACCGCGTACGGCACCCAGCTGGTGCTCAACGCCGCCTGGACACCGCTGTTCTTCGGCCTGGGCTGGCGCGGCATCGCGTTCGCCGAGTTGAGCGTGCTGTGGCTGGTGCTCGTCGGCACCGTGGTGCTGTTCTTCCGTCGCAGCGCGGTGGCGGGGTGGCTGCTGATTCCCTATCTGGCGTGGTCGACATTCGCGCTGTGCCTCAATTTCGCCGTCTGGCAACTGAATTCGTAG
- a CDS encoding SDR family oxidoreductase, whose amino-acid sequence MTKSVFITGGATGIGRATALLLAQRGYLVGAYDIDEARLAVLERDIAAVDGRSIVDHLDVTDADEMARRLAEFHEAAGGRLDVLINNAGLLNAGRFEEIPLDVHHREIEVNVKGVVNGLHAAFPYLKTTPGAVVVNLASASAIYGQAELANYSATKFFVRAITEALNLEWGGHDIRVIDMWPLYVNTAMTSGISTGTTTSLGIRLTAQDIAEGIVAAVDPTLPRKVLRQVHFPVGTQAKALAAGARFSPAWLTRLVNKRLAGH is encoded by the coding sequence ATGACCAAGTCGGTGTTCATCACCGGAGGCGCGACGGGGATCGGCAGGGCGACGGCTCTGCTGCTGGCGCAGCGGGGTTACCTCGTCGGCGCCTACGACATCGACGAGGCCCGGCTCGCCGTCCTGGAGCGTGACATCGCCGCGGTGGATGGGCGCAGCATCGTCGACCATCTCGACGTCACCGACGCCGACGAGATGGCGCGCCGCCTCGCCGAGTTCCACGAGGCCGCCGGTGGCCGGCTCGACGTGCTGATCAACAACGCCGGGCTGCTCAACGCCGGACGGTTCGAGGAGATCCCGCTCGACGTGCACCACCGCGAGATCGAGGTCAACGTCAAGGGTGTGGTCAACGGTCTGCACGCCGCGTTCCCGTACCTCAAGACCACACCCGGGGCCGTCGTGGTGAACCTGGCGTCGGCGTCGGCGATCTACGGCCAGGCCGAGCTCGCCAACTACAGCGCCACCAAGTTCTTCGTCCGGGCGATCACCGAGGCGCTGAACCTGGAGTGGGGCGGCCACGACATCCGCGTCATCGACATGTGGCCGCTGTACGTGAACACCGCGATGACGAGCGGCATCTCGACCGGCACCACCACCTCGCTGGGCATCCGGCTCACCGCGCAGGACATCGCCGAGGGCATCGTCGCCGCCGTCGACCCCACGCTGCCGCGCAAGGTGCTCCGCCAGGTGCACTTCCCGGTCGGCACCCAGGCGAAGGCGCTGGCCGCAGGGGCGCGGTTCTCCCCGGCGTGGCTGACCAGGCTGGTCAACAAGCGTCTCGCCGGGCACTGA
- a CDS encoding NAD(P)H-dependent amine dehydrogenase family protein, whose product MASSIGVAVWGTGNMGATSIRSVTAFPGLRLTGVITSSDDKAGRDAASFAGLDTPTGIRAGTDVDEVLAGADAVAYMASGDIRPDEAVADIERCLRAGAHVVTPSLYSLYDPRSAPPDWVQRLTAAAEEGRSALLVSGVDPGWANDALAVTAAGLCTRIRTITCQEIFDYSTYDQPYAVRVSCGFGMPMEETPMMLLPSIPTMVWGGNIRLIGRGLGIEIDEITEEVERLPLDETVDTVMGRFDKGTQGAFFLRVIGWAGGVQRVIVEHITRIDPSCAPHWPQPDQGVGDHRVIVDGDPQLTIVTRADVPGGTRADGGNTTAANRLLGAIGWLAEQKPGIYDGLDVPLHPPLPPAVEATRWA is encoded by the coding sequence ATGGCTTCCAGCATCGGTGTCGCGGTATGGGGAACGGGCAACATGGGCGCCACGTCGATCCGCTCGGTCACGGCGTTTCCCGGGTTGCGGCTGACGGGGGTGATCACCTCCTCCGACGACAAGGCCGGCCGGGACGCGGCGAGCTTCGCCGGCCTGGACACCCCGACCGGAATCAGGGCAGGCACCGACGTCGACGAGGTGCTCGCCGGCGCCGACGCGGTCGCCTACATGGCCTCCGGTGACATCCGGCCCGACGAGGCGGTCGCCGACATCGAACGGTGCCTGCGCGCGGGCGCGCACGTCGTCACCCCGTCGCTGTACTCGCTCTACGACCCGCGCTCCGCGCCGCCGGACTGGGTGCAGCGGCTCACCGCGGCCGCCGAGGAGGGCCGGTCGGCCCTGCTGGTCAGCGGCGTCGACCCGGGCTGGGCCAACGACGCGCTGGCGGTGACCGCGGCCGGACTGTGCACCCGGATCCGCACCATCACTTGCCAGGAGATCTTCGACTACTCCACCTACGACCAGCCCTATGCCGTGCGTGTGTCATGCGGGTTCGGGATGCCGATGGAGGAGACACCGATGATGCTGCTGCCGTCGATCCCGACCATGGTGTGGGGCGGCAACATCCGGCTGATCGGACGCGGGCTCGGCATCGAGATCGACGAGATCACCGAGGAGGTGGAGCGGCTGCCGCTCGACGAGACCGTCGACACCGTGATGGGGCGTTTCGACAAGGGCACCCAGGGCGCCTTCTTCCTCCGCGTCATCGGGTGGGCCGGCGGTGTGCAGCGGGTGATCGTCGAACACATCACCCGCATCGACCCGTCCTGCGCCCCGCACTGGCCGCAGCCCGACCAGGGGGTGGGCGATCACCGCGTGATCGTCGACGGCGACCCGCAGCTGACGATCGTCACGCGCGCCGACGTTCCCGGCGGGACCCGCGCCGACGGCGGCAACACCACGGCGGCCAACCGCCTGCTCGGCGCGATCGGGTGGCTCGCCGAGCAGAAGCCGGGGATCTACGACGGGCTCGACGTCCCGCTGCATCCGCCGCTTCCGCCGGCGGTGGAGGCGACGCGCTGGGCCTAG